Below is a genomic region from Culicoides brevitarsis isolate CSIRO-B50_1 chromosome 2, AGI_CSIRO_Cbre_v1, whole genome shotgun sequence.
aaaaaatatttaaaacatttaaaaattatttaaaatttttaaaaattaagaaaaagcaaatataaaaaaaatttcaaaaattaaaaaaaaaatattaaatttttttaactgcccaaggaaattattaaagctgttttttcttaaaaaatgggcttaaattttatgaaaaattatcttttttttcttttcaacgcaaatctaattttcaatcaatatcttttcaaaaaaaaaaaaattaaaatttgtttgaaaaattgttgaataatattttgtggtcaaaaaaaaaatttaaataattttttttaaatttgtgttgaaatttttttaaaaattaaattaattttctgaatattaaaaaattaaattaattttaaattaattttttgaatattaaaaaattaaattaattttaaattaaattaaattaattaataaatttacccaaaaaaattttttaaaaatttccaaatattatttttgattaattttttaagtattttgcttcatttttgacttttcccatgaaaaataaaataaaaactcctcatttaatttaaaaataaaaaaatatttttatttcttgctcATCGGTTCAAACGCATCCGGCATCCGTTCAATCAAATATCTATTCAGCGCAACATACATAATTGGTACTCCGGGAATTTTCCTAATTCTCCTTTTCAGTTCCTTGTCATTTGTGGCTACAATGTAACATTTATGCTGACTAACACGATTCACGATGCAATCATCGGCATAAATCCCTTTGTGCATGCAGTGAATCCTCTCAAAACGCGGATCTTTGATGATTCTCAGCGCCAATTTGTATTTCGGTCCAAGCGATTCCAATTCAGCAAGCACGCAATCCGTGATATAAGGCGTGCATTTGGCATAAAGGCAATCCATCATGTTCTTATAAATGTCCAATTTGTTCTTGATactgaaattaatgaaattcgtATCGAGAATTATGTGGTAAGGAGGTCCCAGTTGCGTATTGTATTCGAAAAATAGCGCGGAACTCGCTTGTGGCTTCTCCATGACCTTCAATTTGTTCGGATCTTCCTTCTTGGGCTTCGCAATGCGATCTTTTGCCTTTAAACGGGCATCGCTGAGACTGATTTGGCGTTTAAGTTGAGCATTTCGTTGGAGAGCTGCTTGACGGATCTTTTTGCGTTTGCCCTGAAAttgatttggaaattttttttaaaagaaatttttaagaaaaaaggtttaaaactcaccatttttgaaaaatttagctaaatttcaatggaaattaatagaaatcaGTGAAAAATGGGGAAATTGATGAGCTCACGTGTGGTTTGTTGTTATTGAATTAGCGTGAAGGCgaattatcaatttcattcgtctcacaaaATTAGTTCTGAATTTCGCCGCAGGAAATTTGGAGGCAGTGttagaatgaaattttgattgcATACATTTGGGAGTTGATTTGCTccttattttatgtaatttttgataaatttgaggattttatgcgaaaatttaatttttaaaaattattttttataaatttaagaattttttgtaattcagaaaaatttattttgttaagaaattaaatttttcttgattttttattaaatttttcttcatttttgaacTTAGAAGATCATTTCTGAGCTCTTAAGAGcctcattttaaaactttttgaagctataaaaaatttttagccataatattttgttctaaaatgcatttttaaccgttatttatcaattttccatcaaaattcaagtaaaaatggaaaattcatggaaactGTCTCTATAAAATGAGAGCTCTGGAAGAGTTTTAACCCCTTCCATGATAGAAAGAGACAAGAAACACCTTAAAATCCATCTCTTCTcctaaaaaatctcatttaacctcaattttcttcaaaaattccttcaaaaagtcaaatttttaataattttctttcaaataaacCCCTTTAGAGTCCATAGATCGCTCCAAGATCGCCTCAAAACccaattttctctcaaaaatttttaaaaatccttcatttcaaataattttccattctcattttttatctcaagCACCGACCTACCCCTTTTTTAAGCGAAACTCCGACAATTTCTCTCAACCCTTCACATTTACCATAcaaatttccattcaaattttCGGTGCATCGTCTGTCTTTGTCACtcccataaaaaattattgaaacccTTTCGTCCCTTCCAGTTTTTCCTGTTAAAAAACGAGagagttcaataaaaaaagcgaGAAAGGGGTTATCAGAACTTCAAGTCAAGGGTTGATTCTCATTTGAATGGCGATCTTTAGTacaaaaacatgtaaaaatttgattttttaacaaaaaatcttaaaaaaatttaaaaaagtgataagaaataatttaaatttgaattttgagagagaaaaaaaatcatgcgcgctactttatattcaaatttcaaacaacaCGTGCGTCGAAAAATGGAGctttatgcaaaatatttttattttcacgagTTTAGTCCTGATTGAACAGCTTTGGAGATGAAAAGGAGAAATTTCAACacaattttgggaaaattttggaTTACGCGTGACTTTCTCAAAAACTGACGGTAAGTAATTAGTAAAAATCAAATCGATcaatgtcacaaaaataaaaaccctTTCGACTCGTCCTGAACTAATTCGCATTAATTCGATGGCAGTGCATGAATAATTTCAGAAAACCCCTTTGACAGAACAGAAAAATGGGTAAAAATATGacttttattataaatgagTGAATTTGAGTGCAAAATTGTGTACTTTACTCAGACGGCGAATTGTTTATTCTAATCCATCCATCACCTGATTATCTGCAACtacaaatgcgaaaaaaagggaaaaaaattatgaaatattatcAACGTAATGAGATGAGAAATGTTGCTCCTTGTGTAACAAATGGAAGGCGAGATAAGCAGAGCGCAGTGCCTGTAACTGATGAAAGGCAAATGAAAAGTGATGCTTCGtgtaataatttatcataaaaaattttgtgctaTTGTTTGATGCAAGttgaattatgaaaaaaaagtaagagttaaaaagttttcaagtgctcaagtgataaattttgttaaaaaaagttaagttaaaaaataattttttataaaaaaaaattataaaaaattttttgatggtaaACATATCTCAATTACAGGTTTCCGTAAagtgcaaaaatttgtaaaaaaaatgaaaagtttgaattttatcccaaaaattttataaaaagttactttttttactattaacaaaataaattgatgatacaatttttaaatcatacgataaataaatatttgtaaaattttagcaaatttttgaaaaattccttgtgttcacagaaaaattttttttctttaaaaaatattaaaattaaaaaatttcaaactaaagGTTTTTTAGGAGAACAATTGTCtccaaagtaataatttttaaaaaattttcaaatatttccttaaaaataaaaaaaaatgaaattttgaaagctttaaaattgtttaaaaaaatgagtttgcttcatttttatgaaatcttTATCATGAAGGTGcgggaaatgtgaaaaattgaaaaaaataaaaattatttaaaatgttttattttttttttgttttttattccacatctaaaaaaaattaaattttttttttaaatcaaaattatttttaataaaaaaaattataaatattaaaaaataaaattaaattattaaaattaaaataatttttttattaattgtaaaaaaaataaaaatttatttttaatattttaataaaaattaataattaattaattttatttatttattattttatactaatttcaaaataaataaatttcaataatttataatatttttatttttttccaataatttttataattttaaaaaaatgttttattaaaaaaaataaagtaattttaaaaattaaaaaaaaaataatttttaataatttttatttaaaataatttttcatattttaaatttattttgtttttttttgtttgtgaaattttcctttgtgtGATACTGCATTTTAGctcttgaataaattttgaagtttctctatttatttttgtgttctttGATACAGAATattcaaaatgaataaaaaagccaaaatttctttgaacaaattttctgaacaaaagaaaattttgtttttcacaaaaattctaaaaaatacgaCATTTTGTGACAAAACATTTTCCTTGGATGCTTTCAACATATTCACGCAttatattgatgaaaattgaattgaacttGGATACCAATTCATCGAACGCTGCCATATCAAtgggacaacaacaacaggggCTGCATTATACAAatacattcgaaaaaaataaataaaagtcgtttttttatgcgataaaaattcaacgtaacaattgatataaaattcaatcaatttaatgGAATTCATTTTCACGAACAAAAAGtgtctctgaaaaaaaaactttttattttatttgggagaaattttcaatattttatgatatttcacATGAAAGTTTGACCTTTTAAATTTCTCCATAATGAGACACGTGCCGGAAAAATGACTCTTATTACGGGATGATCATCATTAATGCAtgcaacgtaaaaaaataataaaaaaaatattcaatgaataaaaaaatgcaagtagCAAGTGGTCAAATTCTGAGGGATTAAGTTCcatcctcatgctgacaaacACGCGTTCGTCTCAATTTTCGCCCCTTCTTCAATAAAACGTAAATtgataatactttttttttcaaaaaggatcaaaataggattaacacttttttaaaCAGCTTTAAAAAAACGACGCCCCCTTTTTCCTTgtgaaaagtgaaattaaagaaaaaaaaaataataatcgcctttttcattttgaaagagaggcttttacattatttatcGAGGTGTAAGAACACACGCATCCTCACGCACTTGGTCATCTcttatgggatttttttttacaagaagccaaaatttttaagtcttttGTCCATCAACTCATCATGTCAAGTGATTTTGTCGGTTCTTCAATTCGATTGATTGCTTTGTGATACAGAAGACGAAAGTAAACacggaaatatttattttgctcgaataaattttctaaaagcaTTCAAgcatttttcgtcttctttcgtttcttattaaaaaaaaacgaaaatattttgagagtgAGTGTTCAAATGagataacacacacacacacacgtcaTTGCTGACTACttagtaaataaattctttggaatctcttaaaaaatgttaaaattagaaatgaaatgaaaagtgTTTCTTcatgattttcttttaaaagttttgtaaaggacaaattttgataaaattgtattttcaagtttaaaaaaaataaataaaaatttaaaataaaatatttaaattaaaattattttttatatttgaattatattaaattatttaaataaaatataattaattaattaaaattaaattaaaaaatatttttaaaaattatattaaatttttttattaatttttaaaatattttctaaatttaattttaattaattaattttattttttttatttaagtattttttttccttcaatttgaATAtgtttaattactttttttttttttaaataataattaatatttttttataatataataaaaaattaaaaactgtaataatttttgaaaagaaatttcatagattttaaaaatttatatttttttaatttttgaaagctgaaaatattttaaaataatttaattaaaatttaaaataattgaaaaataaaaaaataaacttaaataaaatatttaaattaaattaaattatttaaatctaatataattaatttattcaattaaaatttaattaaaataatttaatttttaaaaataatatttaaatgttttattattttttttctaaattaaattttaattaattaattaatttaattttatttttttaatttttttttgttcaatttaaaaatatttaattattttaatttttttttaaattataattaatatttttttaattttcaagaaattaaaaagtgtgacaatttttgaaaaatatttcatagatttaaaaattttatttttttttttaatttttaaaagctcaaaatatttaaaaaaaattgaattaaattttaaaataattttaaaatatttaaaaaatttataaaaaaattaaaagacagacttttataccaaaaaactattttttttaatatatttcctTGAAAATGCTCCaacgaaatgaaaattagagaaaaacgaaaacgtctcatatatttacttttacttttcatttcattttgatttCAACGATATTTGTGTGTTACTGATGTGCTGTTGTAATATTGAACGTTCAGCACACGGATGGAATgaggaaaatttctttaaacaaaattttttaacgacaaaatttactttctcCGGAAATTTCCTCTTGCTGCATGAacgaatttttccaatttttccatCTGAATAATTCTAAAGGAgctgaaagtgaaaaaaaagaacaaaatcttaaaaaaattcactttcttttctcttttttgtcattttgataagattttaatgaaaaaaagggaaaaaagttttttttttattaaaataaattaagtaagaGGTCACAAGATCCTTATCTCAATTGATCCCAAATAGCAACGCAGCGGGCAACAACCGGCACTCCTTCAATAAACATCCAAATTATTGCCGTGGAAAATTGATGTCTTTATCTCGGGCCGGATTTTTGCACttgaaacacgaaaaatcacacaaataataataaaaatattgcaatatctcaatttttttatcaaacggGAGGCAGCAGCACGGTACCAAAGCAACAATCCAATCAGCATAAAAGCCATAAAACATCCTTGTGCGACAtataaaacaagcaaaaatcataataatcataatcatCGTCGTACCGGGCATCGCAACTAGACGAAGGACACGCAGCAAAAacgacacttttttatttattatttgtcgaGATAAAAAGAAGGGCCACAGGGAAGAAACTCAAGTCACATGTatgcataaattttgatattttttatgggtttttcgtacgtttttttttttttttgtcggaaGGGATTGCAAATGAAAGGGGGACAGAATGCCTTATGCATGCAtgattattttgctttttttttttatccagatactttttttttcggctcGAACCGAATCGAATATTGATCACTCGAGgagtcttttatttattttatatgcatGTATCGGACTGTTTCGATATCTTTTTTATGGGATTCTTCGATTTATGGTAAAAAAAGGCAAGGAAAAAGTCTGTGTTTTTaatgcaatgaaaaaaaaaacggagcaAAAGGAAAATGGgatggaaataaaaataaaattagagaaaCAACGAAtggtcacaaaaattaaataaatttggaatgGAATGTTATGGCGAGTTGGATAAAAAGTTACGTGaggatgacaatttttttagagtaaaaatttaaaaaaaataattttaatttaatttttaattttttctaatttttaaggtaaatttttaataatttgataaaaattattaaataaaataaaaattaaactaaataaaaaaaaaaaaatcttgtaaaaaataaaaaattatttgaatttaattaaattaatagaattgggttcaaatttgatttttatttataattttttttttaaagttttcgagaaaaaaaaattatttttttttattttaaaattaattttagaaataataaataaaattttagattaaaaaaatcaaataaatagcttttatcattttttcttagattttagctactaaaatcataaaataataaaaattatctaaaaatttattttttaaatttaaattattaaattatttttttaatattttttttttgtaaatttaaacttagatttttaatttttttttaaattatttttaagaaaagctacataaaaaatattttctaattcattagttttattttatttatttttttttatctaaaatttaatttattatttctataattcgtttaaaaaataaaaaaaaaataaatttaaaaaaaatgtttttttaataaaaaaaaaaataagctaattcaattaattaaattgaatgaaattcaaataattcttttataagaaaaataaaaaaaaaacatttttttatacctattaaataacatttacttatcaaatttttgaaaatttgcttagaaaattagaaaaaaaaactaatttaataaaaaaaatttgtgagaaaattttttttaggtttcttaaaaaaagaaattaaaaaaaataataaaattatttttgacaaaattttcaattaaaaaaagttgtctcACCCTAACCTTCCTCCCGCTAACTGATGTCCTCTTTAAATACCAATTCCTAATATGAAATGCATGAATGAATAAACAAGTACCTTCTGAGCAGATTCCGTTGACTATAATCGAGAAAGGTTGCGCCTAAATGGGTTTGATCCTTTTATCctaatttcattgaatttttcgttttttttttcatcttattgAATTTCACGAAGAAGAGTGAGTTATGTCCATCTTATGtccaattttgttcaaaagaaCATCAATATGTTCCGAAAATGGATGGAAAATTATCATCAACGAGCACTTCAGTGTGCGCCGGAACGTAAAGACGCACCTTCaagagacaaattttaatcaaacaaaaattttaatcaaaaaccaCTTCACTTGAGagagaaaagtaaaattcgatttgaacgaattcttttaataaatgtcCTATTAGAGAgtgaaataaaagtgaaaatggCATCCATGACTAAACACTTGACGTTTGATGGGTCCTTCATTCGATGagctcgcaaaaaaaaaacaagtaaaaagtatttaacaaattaaatttttttttgaagattttttttttcttgttttttttcttatttttccgtaaggtgaaaaaatatcaaatttaattggctttgtttctttcgtttttccttcttttttttattaaaaaatgagggCGGAGGGaacaatttcttgaatttcaagagaaaattttcattaaattaaataaaattcattggataattttttcgtaCACAAATTGAGGTCCTTAAAAGGAAGAAAACACCTGATACTTGCCTTAAATAATTCGAATCGAGATATTATCAGACTGAATGTCGAGGGTCTTGTTGgtcaatgataaaaaaatgtacgtaagttgcattaatttaatgatatttccatgtttttgtatgttttttggcattttttggggaaaaaaaGAGGATTTGATAtcaaattgcaataaaaaatgataatggcCAGCAGTGAAAAAGGTTTGCAAAgggaaaataattcaaggtTTGAATATAAATATCCTTCATTTCCCTTTTTACTCGGATTTTTTGCGTAATATTTGTTATTGCGTCAGAAAATTGCCGAGGGgcgagcaatttttttttatcaatcattaacatttttttggtcTCTTCCATTAGACAACAccagaaaaacattaaaataatgatcaaATGATGGCAAATTAATCGTTTCCCTCGAGGTTCTTGTAATTTATTCAGATTTCAAACCACATCAAagatttttgtcagtttttggttcagaaattgtaattttttgtgaaaatattggATTTTACTCGTGAATGGGGAGACGATAAAAATGGTATCCAATATATccttatttgttgttttttcggaaaaaagaggaaataaaatgaaaaagaaataaatataaatgtggattattaccattttttgtggtttcttaataaaaataaatattttcattcaaaatattgcGGAGcgcggtatttttttttgctatggaAAGAATAtcggaaaaaaatcttcaggTCCCGTTgttatgataatattttacaaactaATGTGACATTTCGATTATTCTCTTGGATTTAATGGGTTTTATGGCATTTTTGTGCTTGTAAACGTAAAAATCGTACAtttttcttctcgttttttttattaatttttcctatttttaattttattttgaatttttatcaaaaattttttttttgaattttgaaaaaaaaatttttaaaataataaaaatatgaaaaaattttttaattaaattttatttattaattaaagtaaaattttaaaaaaattaaaaatatttaaaaaattaaatttatttattagggaattaattcaaatttaaattaaatttaattaattttttaaaacttatttaaaaaataaaattatttaataaaaatttaaaaaaattaaattaataatttttttaatttttttttaattaataataattttttaatatttattttatcaattttattaattaattttgattttaattaaataattattatttaaaaaaaaataaatttaaaaatatttttttgtttaattaaaaaaatttaataaatgaaatatcaaaatttatttatttaaaatattaattttagtttaatcttaatttaataaaaaaattaaataattttttaacaaaaaaaaagagaaataaaaattaaaattaaaaaaaatccattttaaaataaaatttaaataaaaaatggtgcATCATCTCCATCGTTTATCTAAAACTCCGTGATTTACAATGGCTGACTTTCCCTATATGCAAAtgccatttaaattttttattcatcaccctttcattttaaaactcttctctaatttcaacttttatcaaatttcctTCCCAAAcccattttattaattttttaacgacacaaaatgaaaaatctaaaaaaaaaacaatccaaTCAAATTCCCGAAACCGTCGTTCCTTCCATCAAATCACTCAtaaattatccaaaaatacATCAAAAGAACAGGCAAACATAAGAAAAGTTCTGTCCTCATCCCTTTCTGCCTGCCAAATACTCCGCTGCTGCACACGAGCGCCGAGACAAACAAAGGGATGGAAAGATTCATGATAGAAcacaatttattcaaataataccGATTTATTATAGTACTTCTTCTCTCCCTAAATTCTTTTCCTCGTGCAGCTCGTACGTCTGTAGCAATTTGTTTCGTACGCGCGCACTTTCAACCCCCTTCATTTCCTTCCCGACTCCGATTGCAGTATTTTTGCATATAGATGTGTTCgtataataaaaacatgaatCTTCTCGAGTGAAGAAGTGCTTcgtggacaaaaaaaaaagaagaaacgcaTGCGCTGCACTTTTATTTGAATACGTCTCGAAACACCCGAGTAGAACgagtgcaaaaattattttaatagcaCGAGAATTCCCAACACTTTTATGCCATTAAATATGAAGTTATAATTCATTTTCGCTCCGTACGACAAACACAGACTCGCAAccccttttatttatttctgctTCTCATCCCAGCTCTTGTTTCATACCACGTGCTGCTTTTCTAATGCAACGTGTGCATtcgggtttttttttgcgtcaagTTAGACATTTTTGCAACCCCTTTCTCACACTACAGGTCGCTCACTTGTATGAcgttgtataataataatgtaataagttgaagtaaaatataacaaaGACAACTTTTTTGTTGCGTATGGAGTTGAGATTTTTGTACGACACAAGAAGAAATTGGAGAAAAAGTACAAGTGCACATGGAAAAAGTGTCTGCAGAAGGacattgttaaaataaattgaacgaGCTTTAGCTAACATTTGTATGCAATAAAGGCTTGTTAGGCAAAGTTATTTGGAGACATTAAACTTTTGTTGCCtatataaattctaaaaaatttttaagtcaagtaaaattttttagatttgaattttttgatcttaatTCTTAGTTTTTagctttcagtttttaaatctaaagtttttctctcagattttagattttagctctcagtttttaaatctaaagttttttctctcatatttttttttctctcagattttagtttttagctctcagattttagtttttagctctcagtttttaaatctaaagtttttttctctcagattttagattttagctctcagtttttagtttttagctcacagtttttaaatctaaagtttttttctctcagattttagattttagctctcagtttttaaatctaaagttttttctctcatattttagattttagctctcagtttttagtttttagctctcagattttagtttttagctctca
It encodes:
- the LOC134830519 gene encoding rRNA-processing protein FCF1 homolog, which codes for MGKRKKIRQAALQRNAQLKRQISLSDARLKAKDRIAKPKKEDPNKLKVMEKPQASSALFFEYNTQLGPPYHIILDTNFINFSIKNKLDIYKNMMDCLYAKCTPYITDCVLAELESLGPKYKLALRIIKDPRFERIHCMHKGIYADDCIVNRVSQHKCYIVATNDKELKRRIRKIPGVPIMYVALNRYLIERMPDAFEPMSKK